A region from the Andrena cerasifolii isolate SP2316 chromosome 9, iyAndCera1_principal, whole genome shotgun sequence genome encodes:
- the LOC143373334 gene encoding uncharacterized protein LOC143373334 gives MFRSTFVILGAACFVATEGAHLLRIKRQNFPEQGGHVIDNIFNIPITAIRQTSAAAQSFSPENSQTIDSVLQIPISTLEAVGNLVKATSGQRGQNAEDQQRIRQEKRDRILAQRERQKLQREQMQQQRLKQQQMKRTIKIHGNKDPFGLNALSDLFIGNHGFLGAFGGHGGHMVLGGHGGHGSHGTHGGHGGVTDNSQHTYEVHENVEEDTNYSWHGITAGIGTLHGTRPVTSSVAIQNKIAPKEQRPSRYYDDSRIQNKIAPTRYTKDRLIYEDEPPLQNKIAPKSNRISFQY, from the exons GCGCACCTCCTGAGGATAAAGCGTCAGAATTTTCCGGAGCAAGGTGGCCACGTGATAGACAATATTTTCAAC ATTCCAATCACAGCGATCCGGCAAACGTCCGCGGCAGCGCAGAGTTTCAGCCCAGAGAATTCTCAGACCATTGACAGTGTCCTGCAG ATCCCCATTTCGACCCTGGAAGCAGTTGGAAATCTCGTGAAGGCAACGTCCGGGCAAAGGGGCCAGAATGCCGAAGACCAGCAACGGATACGACAGGAGAAGAGAGATAGGATACTGGCGCAAAGGGAACGCCAAAAGTTGCAGAGGGAGCAAATGCAACAGCAACGTCTAAAACAGCAACAGATGAAGAGGACCATCAAGATCCACGGCAACAAGGACCCATTCGGTTTGAACGCGTTGTCGGACCTGTTTATTGGTAATCACGGTTTCTTAGGTGCTTTCGGTGGTCATGGCGGGCACATGGTTCTTGGTGGGCACGGTGGGCACGGAAGCCACG GCACCCACGGAGGCCATGGTGGTGTGACGGACAACAGTCAGCACACTTACGAGGTCCACGAGAACGTAGAAGAAGACACGAACTATTCGTGGCACGGGATCACAGCTGGAATCGGGACCCTTCACGGAACTCGACCAGTGACCAGCTCCGTCGCGATACAAAACAAGATCGCTCCAAAGGAGCAGAGGCCAAGTAGATACTACGACGACTCGAGAATACAGAATAAAATCGCTCCCACCAGGTACACGAAGGACAGACTGATATACGAGGACGAGCCTCCACTGCAGAACAAAATCGCGCCGAAAAGCAACAGGATATCGTTTCAGTACTGA